CGACAAATTTGAAAGATTGAATTCTGGTTTGCGGCCACGACCCAGTTCAATACTGTTCATGAAATCGCTATCATCCAAGATATCAGCTTCATCCTTGTCATTGTCGATTCTATATGAGAACCCGTTGAACTGGTTGAGTTCAGCATCACCGATTCGAGGTGATAGAAAACTGTTATTCAAGCCCGCAGCTGGTCTACTAAACCTCGTAGTCTTTGCACGGTTGCCAAACTCTCCGTCTGAAATACCGCCAACCTGGGCCCGAGCTTTTGCAATTCGCGGCGTGTGCTGCTGATCCGGGTCCATTCCCGGTCCCTGTAAAATGGAGAAATCAGTGAATTCCAGCTCCGAAGTCATTTTATCCTAACAACCAATCTACCAAAGTCCATCAACCGTGAAACAAcacaaaccaaaataaaatccAATGCACCATCTCGCATTCAGACGCGTCACATCGGACTGCAgaatgtaaacaaacagcCACACCCGCCGCACGCACAGCCCATCAGGGTCCTCAGGGTTCCTGGGGGTTCTGAGgggagtctgcctccggcggctggggctccgccccagaccccgctgctcctctcgcttcgctcgagtcgtttcgtggGGTGCCCCGAGTGCGAGGTGGTCGAGGATGCGTTTGGCACTggtccaccaccacccaaaacCCCGCTACAACAAGGACTCCTCGACCTAACTGGACCCCCCAcacaaccgactcgagcgaagcgagaggagcagcggggtctggggcggagccccagccgccggaggcagaacccacCCCCAAGCGCGAACCCCCCCATACGCTCACGTGACCACTGCGAGgctgaatttttttcttatcttgATTTTTCATGTTGCAGGATCTTGTTTTCAGGTTTTTGTCAGTTGAAACGGTTAACatgtcttcttctttccaaaACATTCTTATTGAGAGCGCCATTGCCTCTAAGGCTTTGAAGTTTGGCGAGTTCACCTTGAAATCGGGCAGATTGTCGCCCTATTTTTTCAATAGTGGTCTTTTGTATACTGGACAGGCTCTGGCGGCTTTGGCTGGTGCCTATGCCAAGACCATTATTGAGGCTGATATCGagtttgatattattttcgGTCCTGCTTATAAGGGAATTGCTCTGGCTGCTATTACTGCTGCAAAGTTGGCTGAGCTCAATCCTGAAAAGTATAACAAGATCGAGTATGCTTACAACAGAAAGGAGGCCAAGGATCATGGTGAGGGTGGTGTTCTTGTAGGAGCTCCATTGGCTGGCAAGAAGATTCTTATTCTTGATGATATTATCACTGCCGGCACTGCTATTCAACAGGCTTATAATATCATTTCTGATGCTAAGGGTACTGTTACTGGTATCTTCCTTTGTATGGACCGTCAAGAGAAGGGTACCGATTCTGATCTGTCGGCCGTTCAAGTGTGGTCTGAAAAGCTCAATGTCCCTATTAAGAGTATCTTCAACCTCGAGGCTCTTATCGCATACTTGGTCAAGGGCAATATTTTGTCCAACGAAGAGATTGCCAGCATGGAGGAGTACCGCAAGAAGTACGCCATTGTCTAATTATGTTCAGCTAGTTAGCGATTTGTAATTTTATTCGCTGTTTGTGTgtgcctgcctccggcggctggggcgctgccccagaccccgttgtgctcgcttcgcgagcgctTGAACCGTTGGGTGTGTACTATGGTTTTTGAAAGGGGAGAAGAGGGGGTATATGGGCGCCTTATCTGAGTTGCATGTATGTACCTTGTGGTATATTTTGTAGATTTGGCTGTGCATGAGTGTGCTGCAGGTTAGGCATGTAAAATACACAGACTGGCAATTTACCGGTAATTCGACTTACCCTGAAGTACGTTATtgtacttttttttatcgGTTTCTAAATTTTTAAATTAAGAGCTGAATTAGAAAGACATAATTGcaatattttaattttcagagagaaaatgaaatataaaGATATACGACAGTCCAAAGTTCAAGGACATCAAAGACTGCATGAAGCTAGCAGCGAGAGATGAGTAACCGTGCAATTTCGTATGAACTCCACTCCATTCATTCACTGGCTTCGTTATCAATGAGCTCTCTTCTAATTCTCTcaaaaatcaatcaattgcCACATGGCTGCGAAAATGctaaaatatcaaaagtCAAGACATGATCAACTGACAGTTGCAACTGAGACATGATAGTCCACCGACGCTCGTTTGCAGCATCTGTGATCTTAGTTGGAAAGTGCATGATCGCTGGTGGGTCGGCGCTGTGTGAAAGTGCAGAAAACTTAAAATAGATTTGCCTATGCGATCAGATGCTGATCTAAGAACCGACGCATTTCGCTACTATTTCAAGCGTGTCCGATCAAAAATCGTGCCAGGCAGCTGCCGTCTCATTGCATCCGCGGTCGTACCTCACTTCGCGTCAATCGTGTCAATTTCGATTTTACTTTAGACGTCAGTGGCGCAGTACGAGTAACTTTTGACAATGAAATCATTTCCCGCTCATTTCCCGCTAACTGGTCCAAGTGTCTCAAAAACGAGTCAAGCGAACTAACAGGTTTCGGCAAagctgcagcagcggcTGATAGTCTGGCAGTCCGTTTAAGTATGTTCAGTTACCCTACTAATTCTGAATTTATTTAAAAGTggttttgaaatatttgaagTTCAATTGAGTGAACAAGAAAGTCCGCTGGATTTCAGTTAAATCTGTTAGCCGTCTGCCAGTTTGTTAGCCAGCCAGTTAATCAGCCTGACTGTCGGTCAAAGCTGCACCGTTGAAGCGTTAACTGCATACGATCCGCGACCGTGCTTAAGGTAGCAGTCAATGCCGTGAGCATCGATCGGCTGTTTTTGCGTTCTGTGCGAGCGACTGAGCGTCATCagtggaggtggtgcaTTTTATATCACGTTTTTGCATGTTCACTTAATCCATTCTTCGAAAACAGGCTGAAGTCGACATTTGACATTTGACATTTGACATTTATTTTGGCAATTTGCTTTAGTTCAGGTTCGATAGGTAGAGCTTCTCAAAGTTTTAAGCTCATAAGTTTGTCAGTGGGTCAGTTATAAGTGGGTTAGTTGGTTAACGAGCCGTGAATTAGTACGTTGTTATCTCAGCCAGtttcgtttgttttgagGTTTATTGGTTCATTCTTTTTTGTATATTCTGGAACTcctggattttttttgaatcctgtctttttttgtattaGCCAACTGTttatatcagcagcaactggtCAAGTTAGTGGTTCTCGGACGAGACGGTAGTTGCCAGGTACTAGTAGTGTTGAACTATTGTATAGTATCATCTGTTAATATCGACAGTTGATATTGATTGATAGtggtctttttgttttgttttgatatttttgagGCTTGTTTGACTTACATTGACCTGAGCAATAATTGCATATTAGCAAAATAGCCCAATAGTTTCTAGTTGGATAGGTGGTCTGTTGATTCCTTCACCtcatttcatttcattACCATAGGCATTTATCTTGTCACTGAAGTCGTATTTGCATTCGTAATCACATTTATTAGCGCATCATTGCTATCTGTGAGATAAGAGAAACTTGATCCACTGGGCTTGATTCACTGCTAGATTTACTTTTTGATTCTATTGAGTCTGATAACCTAATATCGACTTTTGTCATTACGTTACTGattcatttatttcttgCTGCGTTTTATCCATTTGTTCTTGTGAGCTATTTGAGTTATTTACCAAGTTGCGTTTTTCCAGAGCTGTCGTTCATTCTCattcatttatttgatttgttgaatTATTGGTCATTCTTCCTAGTAACCATCTGTGCCCTCTGTCCCCTGACAGATTCTATTAGACTTTTGTCGCATCCAACAAAAAAgatcagaaatatttattcaaaatGCTGAAATCAAACAGTATCCGGATATTTTTGGCTAGTTGTACACTATCACTCATTATCCTAGTAGTGTTTTACACTCAACTGGAATGGCGGCCGTTCCTAACCAACATAATGCCAGTGCATATCATAGACTCAGAATTTCATCCGAAAGCTATAGACTTCAATGGTAAAAAGTCCAAGGTTGGAATAGTGACATTCTTGTCAACTCGTCATTCTGATAATACATTTGGTGACGGCATCGACCCCGAGAAAACAGACAAACATCTTCCTATTCAAGATCATCATAATGAAAAAGATGACTTTTTTAATGCCACCCGAGTTTTAGCATACAAACTTCTTCGTGATCCCAAAACAAAGACTCAAAAAGATATTCCATTCTTGGTCATGGTCACAAAGACCGTTGATCAATGGAAGAGAGATCAGTTGATGGCAGACGGAGCGCATGTGTTTGAAGTCGATTACATTCCTGTGCTGAAATCAATGCAGCGAGGTGAAAAAAGATGGCTCGATCAGTATACAAAGCTACGACTTTTCGAGTTGACTAATTTCGATCGCATGCTGTATATGGATGCTGATATGTTGGTGACGAGAAGTCTCGACGGCATTTTTGAAGACCCGGCCTCATATCcaatagcagcacctgaaAATAAAGCCGAGCATATTCCAGATGAATATCTTTTGGCAGGTGTTGACGATGTCTATGGTACGAATAACCCAATTCCACGACCTCCATCTGATTCTTTCAATGCAGGCTTTTTTGTGTTCAAGCCTTCGACGGATCTATTTACCAAGTATCATTTGATGATGTCAAATCCTGGTCTGTATAACAGTAATCAGATGGAACAAGGACTGTTAAACTATGTTCACAGACTGAACGGAAACTTGCCTTGGCAGCGACTGACGCCTGGTAAGTGGAGTGTCACCTGGCCCAGCTATACTGATTATAAGTATGGTGTAGCCACTTTACACGATAAGGTCTGGTTGCCAACTCGAGACAGTCGATTACGTGAACTGTGGATGAAGGACTACAAAAACATGGTAGCTGCCAATGGTGAAGTAAGACCCATTACTGTGGACGAGGCACTTGAAGATCTCAAGCCTCAACACACAGCCACGCAAATATCAGAACCTGCTGCAAAGACTGAGGCTACAACTGTTTCTGAATCTGTTGCACCCGATTCTGAAGGGAAGGTTGAAAATGAGGTGGTTCCCGATGCCACAGCTGTTGCAGAAGCGACTGGTACTCCAGTTTCCGACGACTCTTTGGCAGCTGCAACAAATACAGGGGCCATAGAGAGTTCTAAACCGACAGAAAATACGGAGGTTGAACCGACGAGTAAACCCAATATCGGAACATCCTCATCAGATATTCCCAGTGACGACGTTGACGACGTTAAACCAGAGATCATCCCGGCAGCAACTCCCGTTGCAGAAGCGTTACCGTCTTCAACTGAAGCCGAAGCTAAGACAGATGAAGTTAAGTCAGATGAATTAGCTAGCATTCAAATTGAAGACGATGTTACTGTTGGAACCGATACAACGCTAGATGACGCTACAAACGAGACTGAGTCTGATGAGACGCCGTATGAAGCAGAATCAACCCCATCCGTTAAAGTTGCCGTAGAGGGAACTGACGGCGATATTGTCTAACAAATGTAAAACATGAACATAACAGATATAATAACAAAACATATACATAAATGCATGCACTACTGACAAGTCATCCAATTGTCACTATCATTAAACAGCACAGGGCACACCAcgaaagctcgcgaagcaagcacaacggggtctggggcagcgccccagccgccggaggcagatccTCACACCAAACACGCTCTATCGAGCACGaataatcttcttctttggagGTTTGACATCAGGCATGTTCAGACCAGGGAACATCTGGTTCTGCATCTGAGACATCATTTCATCAGTGGCTTCGCCTCCGCTAAGAGCTCGACTGGTCAGAGGAAGGATTGTATTGATTTTCCAGCCTGTTGGGATGGCTAAAGGCTCAGACTTTTCGGGCAATTGAATACCTTGTTGTTGGGCCAAAGAAGCGTACACGGGAGATTCTAATGGAGTCTTATCGGTAGTCGGATGGCTTTTGAGGTACTGTCCGATGagaatatataaatgacgtttgtttttgatagGGACTCTGCTTGTACCGTCGCGAAGCTGGACTCTGATACGGCCAGGATTGGCCCAATCCTTGGGATGGACTTTAGTGATCTCGAACACAGTTCGAACGCCAATAGTTCGAAGTGCATCCATAATAGTCTGAGCTAATGGGTTTTCTACAGCCAGGTCTTTAGAAACCCGTCGTCCCTCAGCATGAGTTTTTGAAGCATCAAAGTACACTGGGTAAATGACCTGCCAAGTTTTGAACTGATCCATGTCTTCAGTGTTATTAATGACAGGAATGCCACCAGCAGTTGGATAATTTGCAGGACGTCGCGAAGGATCTGGACCAGATGGAGAAGCAGTTCCcgagccagcagcagagccCGAAGGAGATTctgaagcaggagctgctacagcagaagaagctggctGCGAAGGTTCACCAAATGGAGATCTGACATTGACAGGATTGCTCTTGGCAAATGGGTTTTTAGGATCGAAATCCGAAGGATCATAATCCATGTTATCGATATCATCGATATCATCGTCACTAATTTCCTCAAGAGTAGGCATTATGAAACTGAAACTGGTCAAACAAAGTCACTACAGTCGAGAACGATCTGGCTACAGAACAGCTGTACAGAGTGTTTTTCAACAGTTGGGATCAACTCCAGTTCATAAAGTGCTTGAACCATATGTTATCAGTCCAGGGAGGGTAACACAATGATACcccatttttttcagttttcgACCGACCCTCCCAACCAGGTTTACCCTGCGCTCCCGATTAGGCAATGTAATTGACTTCGAGGCTCTCGAACCCATAAAACGGAACTTATAAGCGACTAAGCCATCTAATTTTCTGATCTCTGATTTAAACTCTCAGAGACTAATTCGACTATCTCACTACCGTAGAATGGTTTTGGCACCTATATCCAACATAGATCACTATGCTGTGAGCGGGATCACTGGGTGAGTCAAGAATATCGCCCGTCCCTGCGACTACCGTCCCCGGCCCGAATATCTCCACTCCAGAGCGCTCCTGGGATCGTAGacgtccgactcgagcgaagcgagaggagccacggggtctggggcgaagccccagccgccggaggcatggccGGCTCCGTCAATGAAAAGCTAACCCTTTCAGATCTATCTCCATTGCCTGCTGGATTATTGTGTTCACCCCGCAACTTTATGAAAATGTGAGTTGCTTGTGAAGCTCCCTGAATCCTCTAATTCGGTTCTATTACtgcttgaagaagaagaaaaaattggGAATCAGGCGTGAATACAGGGTCGAGGACTGAAAGCTAACGGGGATAGTTTAAAAGACAGAGTGCCGATGGTCTGTCACTGACGTTTATCGTGCTGTGGCTAGCCGGCGATATTTTTAATGTCATTGGTGCGATTCTACAAGGCGTTCTTCCTACAATGGTAAGTTTTGAATCCAGCGATTTGTGATGCGTTAGTCAGAAATGTTTATGCTTGGAAAATAGGATGAGTTGGATGGCTAACTGGGACAGATCATTCTGGCTATTTACTATACACTGGCAGATATCGTGTTACTGGGCCAGTGTCTCGTTTATAACAGGAGACAAGAGGCAGTGGACCCGTCGCATTTGTCGCCAGCGACGCCACTTTTGCACAGCGgtattgaagatgaagttgACAGCGGTTACGGAACACAAACATCGGAAGTAGTGGCCGAACCAGAATTAGAAACACCTCAGCCATTTTGGAAAACCGCTCTGTATAACACCATCATTgtcctgctggtgctgtcgGCGGGAGTCGTGGGCTGGGCTCTGTCGTCGAAAAACCAGAAACCAGATGAGCCACATATCCCCGAAGACGACACTCCACTCGAGATGAACATGCTCGGTCAAGTGTTTGGATACCTGTGTGCAGTTCTGTATTTAGGTTCACGGATTCCCCAGCTTCTGCTCAATTATAGACGCAAGTCTTGCGACGGAATCAGTTTCCTGTTTTTCCTGTTTGCATGTCTTGGAAACCTGACCTATGTCATTTCCATCCTGGCCAACGACATTTCCCGAGAGTATCTTATCATCAACGCTTCGTGGCTTATTGGAAGCGTGGGAACACTGTTTTTGGATggaatcatcttcattcaGTTTTGGATCTATAGTGATCTTACCGATGATTTCGACAGCGATACGTCCTCTTCTGACTCTGGCACCGATATCGAGTCCTCCAGAGTATAGAACGAGAGCTTGGACTTCTCTACAGACCAGGTTCGCTAGAAAACCGACGCTTTCTTGTCTATTGATAATTTGTCATGAACAAACTGTTAGCGTCTTCTCGTCTATTTATACCCACTTATGACAGTATATAGTGCATTGTATATTATAAAACTTGTTATCTGACATGAGGTGTTCTGGgagggtgctgcctccggcggctggggcttcgccccagaccccgctgctcctctcgctgcgctcgagtcgggcttgggggGTCCAGTATTTTTGGGAAGTTCCAGTTTTTGGTGGAAATGGGGGTCGAAATCCAGGGGTAATGTACGgctaaattttttattttcagataACCCGACCTGCAGAAGATGCTTAATCTATCTTCAACATTTATCAACTGTGGGACCAGTACAAAAATGTCGCGAAGCGAAGATGAGGACGAAGAACTGGAAAACGAGAACTCGTTTGATGCAACAGCTGCTCGTGATTATGCATATGAGGGTAGAAGGATTCTGGAGACCCTCGATCGGGAACAGTATGAAGACCTGGCAACCCATTTATATTCGTCTCATTTGCTGAGGCGCACCAAATTCAATGCCCAGAGGTTTCCTCAGCCATACTGGACAGAATGGCCCCAGGCTGCTGTGGAACCAAGAGATTTTGTGGATAAGAGCTACGATCAAACTGCTTTTGAACGTAGCCAAGTTCCTGTGCCGGTTATAGATAAGGTTTATACTAGTGTCGAAAATCCACAGCGATCTGTTCTTGTACAAATGCCTGGTCTAGATTCCCTTAGACCAATGGTTTATACAGACCAGAAGATGAAATATATAGGAAGAAGGTGGGATCCCTCTGCCGAACCCCGTAAAAATTCTAGGGCTTCTAAAGCTCGTgctggaaagaagaaagttCAAGCCactgatgaggaggataGTGTTAGTGACGACGATAATAGGAGTCGCAGTGGAAATAGCGACAGTGAAAGTGATGAGACCAACGACGGTGCAGAATACGCTGAAAATGTGAAAAAAGAGACagataatgatgaaaatgtTAGGGTCAACGCAGAAGAACCTGTAGAAGAGAGGGAAAAGTTGCCTGACAACGAATCTTCAAATGGTCTTGATTCAGAAGGCGAAGGCGATGAGGCAGATAAAGACAATATCAATAGAAATGATATCtatgatgacgatgacgacgacgatgaagattATTTTACGGCTGATAGTGACAAAGGATCAGGTGATATGGCTGCTGGCTCCGATGGCGAACTCAGTAGTTCAGACGACACTTCCTTTATTGACGATAGTCCCATTGAGTTTCCTCCCATGGATAACCTAGCTAAGGCCCGCAGGATGTTGCTGTTCGAGATGAATGCAGTATTTCAGAAGAGAATACAGAAGCAAATCATAGAGTCTGGTCTTCCTATCGAGCAGAATATCGATCCTGAACCAAGGCTTAACGATCAGGCATTTGCAAGTTTAATAAGCAAATTAAACAAGAAATTAGATGATCTTGCTCATGTTAGGTATGCTCGAGCGATGTATAGGTCACGAACACGTCGATTAGAATGGTCAGATGTCGTATCGGAAGATTTCCGAGCTGGGCAGACTTTTGACCGTTGTAAGAGACTGTTCATGTTACCATTGGATGGCCAGGGACAGTCAGTGCTTAATCAGGGACTACGACCAGATGCGTTAGCAAGCCATGACAAGGCAAAACTTCGGGTCATTA
This is a stretch of genomic DNA from Sugiyamaella lignohabitans strain CBS 10342 chromosome C, complete sequence. It encodes these proteins:
- the URA5 gene encoding orotate phosphoribosyltransferase URA5 (Major orotate phosphoribosyltransferase (OPRTase) isozyme; catalyzes the fifth enzymatic step in de novo biosynthesis of pyrimidines, converting orotate into orotidine-5'-phosphate; URA5 has a paralog, URA10, that arose from the whole genome duplication; GO_component: GO:0005737 - cytoplasm [Evidence IDA] [PMID 11914276]; GO_component: GO:0005737 - cytoplasm [Evidence IDA] [PMID 14562095]; GO_component: GO:0005634 - nucleus [Evidence IDA] [PMID 14562095]; GO_function: GO:0004588 - orotate phosphoribosyltransferase activity [Evidence IEA,IEA]; GO_function: GO:0004588 - orotate phosphoribosyltransferase activity [Evidence IMP] [PMID 4550660]; GO_function: GO:0004588 - orotate phosphoribosyltransferase activity [Evidence IDA] [PMID 9882434]; GO_function: GO:0016740 - transferase activity [Evidence IEA]; GO_function: GO:0016757 - transferase activity, transferring glycosyl groups [Evidence IEA]; GO_process: GO:0044205 - 'de novo' UMP biosynthetic process [Evidence IEA]; GO_process: GO:0006207 - 'de novo' pyrimidine nucleobase biosynthetic process [Evidence IMP] [PMID 4550660]; GO_process: GO:0009116 - nucleoside metabolic process [Evidence IEA]; GO_process: GO:0006221 - pyrimidine nucleotide biosynthetic process [Evidence IEA,IEA]; GO_process: GO:0046132 - pyrimidine ribonucleoside biosynthetic process [Evidence IMP] [PMID 4550660]; GO_process: GO:0046132 - pyrimidine ribonucleoside biosynthetic process [Evidence IDA] [PMID 9882434]), whose protein sequence is MLQDLVFRFLSVETVNMSSSFQNILIESAIASKALKFGEFTLKSGRLSPYFFNSGLLYTGQALAALAGAYAKTIIEADIEFDIIFGPAYKGIALAAITAAKLAELNPEKYNKIEYAYNRKEAKDHGEGGVLVGAPLAGKKILILDDIITAGTAIQQAYNIISDAKGTVTGIFLCMDRQEKGTDSDLSAVQVWSEKLNVPIKSIFNLEALIAYLVKGNILSNEEIASMEEYRKKYAIV
- the mug136 gene encoding acetylglucosaminyltransferase (predicted) — encoded protein: MPVHIIDSEFHPKAIDFNGKKSKVGIVTFLSTRHSDNTFGDGIDPEKTDKHLPIQDHHNEKDDFFNATRVLAYKLLRDPKTKTQKDIPFLVMVTKTVDQWKRDQLMADGAHVFEVDYIPVLKSMQRGEKRWLDQYTKLRLFELTNFDRMLYMDADMLVTRSLDGIFEDPASYPIAAPENKAEHIPDEYLLAGVDDVYGTNNPIPRPPSDSFNAGFFVFKPSTDLFTKYHLMMSNPGLYNSNQMEQGLLNYVHRLNGNLPWQRLTPGKWSVTWPSYTDYKYGVATLHDKVWLPTRDSRLRELWMKDYKNMVAANGEVRPITVDEALEDLKPQHTATQISEPAAKTEATTVSESVAPDSEGKVENEVVPDATAVAEATGTPVSDDSLAAATNTGAIESSKPTENTEVEPTSKPNIGTSSSDIPSDDVDDVKPEIIPAATPVAEALPSSTEAEAKTDEVKSDELASIQIEDDVTVGTDTTLDDATNETESDETPYEAESTPSVKVAVEGTDGDIV
- the SEC65 gene encoding Sec65p (Subunit of the signal recognition particle (SRP); involved in protein targeting to the ER; interacts with Srp54p; homolog of mammalian SRP19; GO_component: GO:0005737 - cytoplasm [Evidence IEA,IEA]; GO_component: GO:0030529 - ribonucleoprotein complex [Evidence IEA]; GO_component: GO:0048500 - signal recognition particle [Evidence IEA]; GO_component: GO:0005786 - signal recognition particle, endoplasmic reticulum targeting [Evidence IEA]; GO_component: GO:0005786 - signal recognition particle, endoplasmic reticulum targeting [Evidence IDA] [PMID 1313947]; GO_component: GO:0005786 - signal recognition particle, endoplasmic reticulum targeting [Evidence IMP,ISS] [PMID 1313948]; GO_function: GO:0008312 - 7S RNA binding [Evidence IEA]; GO_function: GO:0008312 - 7S RNA binding [Evidence IDA] [PMID 14681587]; GO_process: GO:0006614 - SRP-dependent cotranslational protein targeting to membrane [Evidence IEA]; GO_process: GO:0006617 - SRP-dependent cotranslational protein targeting to membrane, signal sequence recognition [Evidence IMP] [PMID 1313947]; GO_process: GO:0045047 - protein targeting to ER [Evidence IMP] [PMID 1313948]), which produces MPTLEEISDDDIDDIDNMDYDPSDFDPKNPFAKSNPVNVRSPFGEPSQPASSAVAAPASESPSGSAAGSGTASPSGPDPSRRPANYPTAGGIPVINNTEDMDQFKTWQVIYPVYFDASKTHAEGRRVSKDLAVENPLAQTIMDALRTIGVRTVFEITKVHPKDWANPGRIRVQLRDGTSRVPIKNKRHLYILIGQYLKSHPTTDKTPLESPVYASLAQQQGIQLPEKSEPLAIPTGWKINTILPLTSRALSGGEATDEMMSQMQNQMFPGLNMPDVKPPKKKIIRAR